In a genomic window of Erigeron canadensis isolate Cc75 chromosome 5, C_canadensis_v1, whole genome shotgun sequence:
- the LOC122599280 gene encoding probable caffeoyl-CoA O-methyltransferase At4g26220: MELPEKLPTEPKGLLQTHELYKYILETNVYPREPEPLKDLRAVTSTHPWAVMGTAPDAGQMITMLLKLVGAKKTIEIGVFTGYSLLLTALTIPDNGKIVAIDVSREWYEVGRPVIEKAGVENKIEFIESLALPALDKMLENPENEGSFDYAFVDADKPNYINYHERLMKLLKVNGMVVYDNTLWFGSVAQPEDSVPEEFREGRIAGIEFNKALAADPRIEISMVPLGDGITICRRLY; this comes from the exons ATGGAATTACCAGAAAAGCTGCCAACTGAGCCCAAAGGCTTACTACAAACTCATGAATTATACAAG TACATTCTTGAGACTAATGTGTACCCTCGTGAACCCGAACCATTGAAGGACCTTCGAGCTGTTACCTCTACACACCCATG gGCTGTGATGGGTACTGCACCCGATGCGGGCCAAATGATCACGATGCTGTTGAAGCTCGTTGGTGCCAAGAAGACCATAGAGATTGGCGTTTTTACGGGTTACTCATTGCTCTTGACCGCTTTAACAATTCCTGATAACGGcaag ATTGTAGCAATAGATGTTAGTCGAGAATGGTATGAGGTTGGTCGCCCGGTGATCGAAAAGGCAGGGGTGGAAAATAAGATCGAGTTTATCGAGTCGTTGGCTCTACCAGCTCTCGATAAGATGCTAGAAAAT CCCGAAAATGAAGGAAGTTTTGACTATGCTTTTGTTGATGCGGACAAACCAAACTACATCAACTATCATGAGAGGTTAATGAAACTATTGAAGGTGAATGGGATGGTTGTGTATGACAACACGCTCTGGTTTGGCTCGGTTGCACAACCCGAGGATTCTGTACCTGAAGAATTTAGAGAGGGAAGAATAGCTGGTATAGAGTTTAACAAAGCGCTCGCAGCTGACCCTCGTATTGAAATCTCCATGGTTCCATTAGGTGATGGCATTACCATTTGTAGACGTCTCTACTAG